A single Hylaeus volcanicus isolate JK05 unplaced genomic scaffold, UHH_iyHylVolc1.0_haploid 12221, whole genome shotgun sequence DNA region contains:
- the LOC128883513 gene encoding uncharacterized protein LOC128883513 isoform X2: MENKATDSIPFMKDVSTIIVNDKPKASSYHESFASVTSGLPKTMVETLVCGVRAVKFLSKLPPKLSPEKFRKEKILWDFVIQEANWLARDFYYERKWKIDIAGRLAKEARKYYDSRIPVITRVCKTQTTAVMSFWLGVAYYLDEKTIPDNMLMYTMSVNVKDSNFSLSNEDVKKDSNDFVGDSVYVSSDMMRHCYQIIEMAKYQIEKRKNSPDDSKHNQTCISKRECLNGFCATNLSSKSHSKTFDREDIPLNKNKILQDSVSLEFHFGAPLIALGFYPYAQQYALYVLNATLVDKGIQPCHNTCNTIPFTNFYRERKQVDSLSGLVDNFLDFIEQPLHSLDPLVFDIHHEFWDENYFPLSNNELPNTGERLNDELFLHYVETKAQEVGASLHPFVFSPPNVLRDAFLVHNLECSEQFLDRNIQDIFLAFVRRYQDLIAAVCGLKRRQEMKEILKLGQNEEGLVSKGVQNDMVCQKAKEYIPSDVRFTELRREDTVEENVLILSRKKTRARPRHEKSLGDAEKRSCRLSDGAATLNKEASLYEELVLFLLSSILDVSRKPKVIPKMPLSIPLKKIQFGTSEIDELLGVNKSPKFTCGGTVSLPHEDVWEPLEDVVLQRLVQLFRYPSVTSPMLIKNENNTLETTCSNMGEKTLISCSYWDINWDLVASQMNSALVPLNRARTVSMCRKRWKEWCQVTLDREQEAYSSSPQENETNIVSKLSDEKKKKYLVNQVLTSYLSASTDTSLDIIPSYPAPPRVVLVSPLPFISQRLQKLQETYEETCYNVSLKHSSNFFSFYDDTWRDKSRKKKTPDSLNETMSNSDNESLWNLSDGTDSSNSYDFNETHSLEEFAFIKDKATLDFKEDIKNDNKTGSEELCDATFKMIHKKKHTESGKNEPKLSFITCINPHVSDHGLVNTLDAFLKKSYSKSFNSSILLEGFGTPNNGNVSLFTCVFNFLYEIKENSSSDHPTTVHHILNSIFTNEYLQILQDLALMQTESVHGRHVAESNRLLKMWQAEIIANTLSEAVASHLEVLELRRLGGILECYGESMRNRSIMNSKILQLFVGDNLFEKHIRSVCETLTPSDELDVKNISNKLDTPNNRMPIFELLRKYNINITRDLLPFHKSQIALYKTKKEIEKCHINQAFWNTNINKGLLHIYDMISNNKRKSVKVSQDFLNQETFRLISALNRNCITNMTLNIKEISGIKHPFTLLLEFVELFLKKIGILLRLQKQACSPKLFQSNYCFDLESAEISEEQSTLTFYWSQLSQTPTLPELLKSFLVVKKPVLPDVDLRESQLWLCRTCCSSPCVPQTLLGGLSNSSLSHPPKQEVKEGHTNPSRTPLHVSNVWPSSNTISVPLDKVSRFNNMSVPSTFVPSSNSQIYRASTMPNTPLNSCLQKVSQGIIDPKHSQAILNENMMYCNGSGMPLTIQDNFLYKNNMKMVPTNEYMSYFGSNIPITNNAPLTKYSRKLEQSQINSAPVQKFVVRPSTTRRGTGSLATAVFRQPVPKYSVAPILAPYSPFNWEASNNIRNCNEEPSVYWKPTLKHSAPSNFSMSTQPQNSANQTNMIPGLGNLPFTSCNPLPHGDKGPINEFLLPNVSNTGGQFFSNYYDQNTKQDELRSWIPETNTLTNRKMPSNGNNKRPLEAVACTSNSLQRSHSIGEKQELEVGVEGPSAAAKSFQPVVGNNVYQRDASCGPMHQMLQRHQNVNKDISHFTQSTEKANDIGNQASFSKSSVHNNSRPLLMTGERHKNNTLSCIGDPQHISSQGDSSLVETMTPLRDSAHKDSCKPYISDGTQQTSSSNLVGCSSNTSHTWNTLDNVDTSLSKQINNDKLSQMTNITSDTNSALYDANSSGVSQNSESFNYQKSGSISNSPHTLNSKLSENINQVNVKNSQKNINRSVAITPVCRSLSPTNQVSCQTFTSVRISDVNPPNVYSENFIDSTPNQQFQTKNPSFNNTSSSDSLEIDSTIGERTNSRLSFSEIQTAQQNSARPQQPRQQLLQQQQMLLHQKQQPQKAQNANQQFQAQQSHQQTNVSQQQLQQQQSHQHLQKSQFQQLIHQQQQFQQKQSQQSYQQIQLQQHLQSQHGQPQHLLQPQQMQLPQPMQQQQMQQPQQMQQPQQMQQPQQMQQQQMQQQQMQQQQMQQQQMQQQQMQQQQMQQQQMQQQQMQQQQMQQQQMQQQQMQQHKQPDQQLLQMQRQQQLLQMQRQQQQVLLQQQLHQHLQPQQQQQLTSNPLFQQHLQQQLQLQQQQFQIQQQRLYQQQLQLQKFPSVSQIKEDPNSSRQSFQPSSMLYQQTQQKPLLPSNVYQQGRRPIANLQHIYPFPKVSSQTTQNFQQMPPAPYSNLPQFHGRVLFDKNGCDDHFKHDHNIIGEGIITPVNIQNLQQNINSYGGTKDSLHHSSNLKNT; encoded by the exons CTCAAACAACAGCAGTCATGTCTTTCTGGTTGGGTGTAGCTTATTATTTAGATGAAAAAACGATTCCGGACAATATGCTTATGTATACAATGAGCGTCAATGTGAAAGATTCAAATTTCTCATTATCAAATGAAGACGTAAAAAAAGACAGTAACGATTTTGTTGGAGACTCGGTGTATGTGTCTTCCGACATGATGCGCCATTGTTATCAAATTATCGAAATGGCTAAGTATCagatagaaaaaagaaaaaactcaCCTG ATGATTCAAAACATAATCAAACCTGTATATCCAAGAGAGAATGTTtaaatggtttctgtgcaACAAATTTATCTTCGAAAAGCCATTCAAAGACTTTTGATAGAGAAGACATTcctttgaacaaaaataaaattttacaagatTCCGTGTcgttagaatttcattttggtGCCCCTCTTATAGCTTTAGGATTCTATCCCTATGCACAACAATATGCTCTTTATGTCTTGAACGCTACACTTGTAGATAAAGGCATTCAACCTTGTCATAACACGTGCAACACTATTCCGTTCACTAATTTTTATag agaaagaaaacaagtcGATTCTTTGTCTGGTTTAGttgataattttttagattttatagAGCAGCCGCTTCATTCACTAGATCCGTTAGTTTTCGATATCCATCATGAGTTTTGGGATGAGAACT attttccaTTAAGTAATAATGAATTACCAAATACCGGTGAACGATTAAACGACGAATTATTTCTTCACTATGTTGAAACAAAAGCTCAAGAAGTTGGCGCCAGTCTTCATCCATTTGTTTTTTCACCACCAAACGTGTTACGTGATGCTTTTTTAGTTCATAACTTAG AGTGTTCTGAACAATTTCTGGATCGAAATATCCAAGATATATTTCTAGCTTTTGTTCGTCGTTATCAAGACTTAATTGCAGCTGTTTGTGGGTTAAAACGTCGACAGGAAAtgaaggaaatattaaaactagGACAGAATGAAGAGGGATTGGTGTCAAAAGGTGTTCAGAATGATATGGTTTGTCAGAAAGCCAAGGAGTACATTCCTAGTGATGTACGTTTTACA GAATTGCGTCGCGAAGACACTGTTGAAGAGAATGTATTGATTTTGTCACGCAAAAAAACACGAGCAAGGCCCCGACATGAGAAAAGTCTTGGAGATGCCGAAAAACGGTCTTGTCGATTATCTGACGGCGCTGCAACCCTCAATAAAGAAGCTTCTTTGTATGAAGaacttgttttgtttcttttatcttcCATTTTAGATGTTTCACGAAAACCAAAAGTCATTCCTAAAATGCCTCTTTctattcctttaaaaaaaatccaatttg GAACCTCTGAAATTGATGAGTTATTGGGAGTTAACAAAAGCCCTAAATTCACCTGCGGTGGAACAGTTTCATTGCCTCATGAGGATGTTTGGGAGCCATTGGAGGATGTTGTTCTGCAACGTTTAGTTCaa TTGTTTCGTTACCCCTCTGTTACATCCCCAAtgcttataaaaaatgaaaataatacgtTGGAAACAACTTGCTCAAATATGGGAGAGAAAACGCTGATATCTTGCAGCTATTGGGATATCAACTGGGATTTGGTCGCGTCTCAAATGAATTCTGCATTAG TTCCGTTAAACCGAGCGCGGACGGTATCGATGTGTCGAAAACGGTGGAAAGAGTGGTGCCAAGTTACATTAGATAGGGAGCAGGAAGCGTACAGTTCCTCACCGcaagaaaatgaaaccaaTATAGTCTCAAAATTAtctgatgaaaaaaaaaaaaaatatttg GTCAATCAAGTTTTAACATCATATCTTTCTGCATCAACTGACACATCTTTGGATATAATTCCTTCGTATCCAGCGCCCCCTAGAGTTGTTTTAGTCTCTCCCTTACCATTTATATCGCAaaggttacaaaaattacaagaaacaTACGAAGAAACATGTTACAAC gtatctttaaaacattcttcaaattttttttctttttatgatgATACATGGCGTGATAAGagcagaaaaaagaaaacacccGATAGTCTGAATGAAACCATGAGTAACTCAGATAACGAATCACTGTGGAACTTGTCGGATGGAACAGACTCATCAAACAGTtacgattttaatgaaacacacTCACTCGAAGAGTTTGCATTTATAAAAGACAAAGCTACTCTAGATTTCAAAGAAGACATTAAGAATGATAATAAAACTGGTTCTGAAGAATTATGTGACGCG ACGTTTAAAATGATCCATAAGAAAAAACATACGGAAAGTGGCAAAAACGAGCCAAAATTGTCATTTATAACCTGTATAAATCCTCATGTATCCGACCACGGATTAGTGAACACACTGgatgcttttttaaaaaaatcatactCAAAGTCCTTTAACTCAAGTATATTACTTGAAGGATTCGGTACACCTAATAACGGTAACGTTTCATTGTTTACTTGTGTGTTTAATTTcttgtatgaaataaaagagaattcgTCTTCTGATCACCCTACAACCGTTCATCACATTCTAAACTCCATTTTTACTAATGAGTATCTACAGATTCTACAAGATTTGGCTCTCATGCAGACCGAAAGTGTGCATGGAAGACATGTTGCGGAAAGCAACCGACTTTTGAAAATGTGGCAGGCAGAAATTATTGCTAATACATTATCAGAGGCAGTTGCAAGCCATTTGGAAGTATTAGAGCTTCGTCGCTTAGGAGGTATTTTAGAGTGTTACGGAGAGTCTATGAGAAATAGATCAATAATGAATTCAAA AATATTGCAATTATTTGTTGGAGATAATCTTTTTGAAAAGCATATTCGTTCAGTGTGTGAAACCTTAACACCGTCTGATGAATTagatgttaaaaatatttcaaataaattggaTACTCCTAATAATAGAATGCCTATATTTGAGTTACTCCGgaagtataatataaatattacgagAGATTTATTACCATTTCATAAATCGCAGATAGCTTTATATAAAACg aaaaaagaaattgaaaagtgcCACATTAATCAAGCTTTTTGGAATACAAACATAAACAAGGgtttgttacatatttacgATATGATATCTAACAATAAGCGAAAG AGTGTTAAAGTATCTCAAGATTTTCTAAACCAAGAAACCTTTCGTTTGATATCAG ctTTAAATCGTAATTGTATAACGAACATGACGttaaatataaaggaaatttctGGAATAAAACACCCCTTTACATTACTA CTAGAATTCgtcgaactatttttaaaaaaaattgggaTTTTACTACGTCTCCAAAAGCAAGCTTGTAGTCCTAAATTATTTCAGTCTAATTATTGCTTTGATTTG GAGTCGGCGGAAATATCTGAAGAACAAAGCACCCTAACTTTCTACTGGTCTCAATTGTCACAAACTCCAACGCTTcctgaattattaaaatcatttcttgTAGTTAAAAAACCTGTTTTACCA GATGTAGACCTGCGGGAATCCCAACTATGGTTGTGTCGTACGTGTTGCTCAAGTCCATGTGTTCCACAGACATTGCTAGGAGGCTTAAGTAACTCATCATTAAGTCATCCTCCAAAACAAGAAGTTAAAGAAGGGCATACTAATCCGAGTAGAACGCCACTACATGTCTCGAATGTATGGCCGTCTTCAAATACAATATCTGTACCTCTAGATAAAGTATcaagatttaataatatgagtgTCCCATCGACATTTGTTCCGTCATCCAACTCTCAAATATATCGAGCGTCTACGATGCCAAATACTCCTCTTAATAGTTGTCTTCAGAAAGTATCTCAAGGGATCATTGATCCAAAACATTCGCAAGCAATCTTGAATGAAAACATGATGTATTGCAACGGTTCTGGAATGCCGCTTACTATTCAAGAtaactttttgtataaaaacaatatgaaaatgGTTCCCACTAATGAATATATGAGTTATTTTGGATCCAACATTCCTATAACAAACAACGCTCCGCTAACAAAATACTCTAGAAAATTGGAACAATCACAAATTAATTCGGCTCCTGTGCAAAAATTTGTGGTGCGGCCCTCCACAACACGGCGGGGAACCGGATCACTTGCCACTGCAGTATTTCGTCAACCTGTTCCAAAATATTCTGTTGCCCCTATCCTGGCACCATATTCGCCTTTTAACTGGGAAGCTAGCAATAACATTCGAAATTGTAATGAAGAACCGTCTGTTTATTGGAAGCCTACGCTCAAGCACTCCGCTCCATCTAATTTTTCTATGTCTACACAACCGCAGAATTCAGCAAATCAAACAAACATGATACCTGGGCTCGGTAACTTGCCGTTTACGTCATGTAACCCATTACCGCATGGAGACAAAGGACCAAtcaatgaatttcttttacccAACGTGTCTAATACTGGAggacaatttttttccaactATTATGACCAAAATACAAAACAGGATGAATTACGAAGTTGGATTCCCGAAACAAATACTTTGACAAATA gaaaaatgcCTTCTAACGGGAATAATAAAAGACCATTAGAAGCTGTTGCCTGTACAAGCAATAGCTTACAACGGAGTCATAGTATAGGGGAAAAGCAAGAATTAGAAGTAGGAGTTGAGGGACCTTCTGCTGCGGCTAAGA GTTTTCAGCCAGTTGTTGGAAATAACGTCTATCAACGTGACGCTTCATGTGGCCCTATGCATCAAATGCTCCAAAGACATCAGAATGTTAATAAGGATATTAGTCATTTTACACAATCTACAGAGAAAGCTAACGATATTGGAAATCAAGcttctttttctaaatcttCTGTACATAATAATAGTCGACCATTGTTAATGACGGGAGAAAgacacaaaaataatacattatcatGTATTGGAGATCCTCAACATATAAGTTCTCAGGGTGACAGTTCACTAGTTGAAACTATGACACCACTACGTGATTCGGCACATAAAGATTCCTGTAAACCATATATATCAGATGGAACGCAGCAAACGTCTTCGTCTAATTTAGTTGGTTGTTCCTCAAATACGAGTCATACATGGAACACACTCGACAATGTAGACACATCCTTAAGTAAACAAATCAACAATGATAAGTTGTCTCAAATGACAAATATAACAAGCGACACAAACTCAGCTCTCTATGACGCTAATAGTAGTGGAGTGAGCCAAAATAGCGAAAGTTTTAATTACCAGAAATCTGGCAGTATTTCGAATTCTCCTCATACTCTTAACTCTAAATtatcagaaaatataaatcaggttaatgttaaaaattcgcAGAAAAACATTAACCGAAGTGTAGCAATAACACCTGTATGCCGTTCCTTATCACCTACAAACCAAGTCTCGTGTCAAACTTTCACGTCTGTTCGGATTTCCGATGTGAATCCACCAAACgtttattctgaaaatttcattgattcAACACCAAACCAACAATTTCAAACTAAAAATCCTAGTTTTAACAACACATCTTCCAGTGACTCTCTTGAAATAGATTCAACAATCGGAGAAAGAACAAATTCTCGATTGtctttttctgaaattcaaaCTGCGCAACAAAATAGTGCACGTCCACAGCAGCCCCGGCAACAGTTGCTTCAGCAACAACAAATGCTACTACATCAAAAACAGCAACCACAAAAAGCGCAAAATGCAAATCAACAGTTTCAAGCACAGCAGTCACACCAACAAACCAACGTATCACAGCAACAACTTCAGCAACAGCAATCACACCAGCATTTGCAAAAGTCGCAATTCCAACAACTTATACACCAACAGCAACAGTTTCAGCAGAAGCAGTCACAACAATCCTATCAACAAATACAACTGCAGCAGCACTTGCAGTCTCAGCATGGACAACCCCAACACCTGTTGCAGCCTCAACAAATGCAGTTGCCTCAGCCAATGCAACAGCAGCAAATGCAACAGCCTCAGCAAATGCAACAACCTCAACAAATGCAACAGCCTCAACAAATGCAACAACAGCAAATGCAACAGCAGCAAATGCAACAACAGCAAATGCAACAGCAGCAAATGCAACAACAGCAAATGCAACAGCAGCAAATGCAACAACAGCAAATGCAACAGCAGCAAATGCAACAGCAGCAAATGCAACAACAGCAAATGCAACAACAGCAAATGCAACAGCATAAACAACCAGATCAGCAATTGTTACAGATGCAGCGTCAGCAACAGCTTCTACAAATGCAACGACAGCAGCAACAAGTTTTATTACAGCAGCAATTACATCAACATTTGCAGccacagcaacagcaacaactgACATCAAATCCATTATTTCAGCAACACTTACAACAACAACTGCAGCTTCAAcaacaacaatttcaaatacaacAACAACGATTGTACCAGCAACAACTTCAACTACAAAAGTTTCCTTctgtttctcaaattaaagaaGATCCAAATTCGAGTCGCCAATCATTTCAACCATCCTCGATGCTTTACCAGCAAACACAGCAAAAACCACTACTTCCTAGCAATGTATATCAGCAAGGTCGACGACCAATCGCAAATCTGCAACATATATACCCGTTTCCAAAGGTATCGTCCCAGACAACTCAAAACTTTCAACAAATGCCGCCGGCTCCCTATAGTAATTTACCGCAATTCCATGGAAGAGTACTTTTTGACAAAAATGGATGCGACGATCATTTTAAACACGACCATAATATAATAGGTGAAGGTATTATTACACCagtgaatattcaaaatttgcaaCAGAATATTAATTCTTATGGTGGCACAAAGGATTCTTTACATCAttcaagcaatttaaaaaacactTAA